The genomic DNA AATGCAAACGCGTCGCCCGTTTGAGCAAGAGCCGTTCCCATAAGACTTGCTTGACCGCTTTTTTCGGCTAAAACTGCGTAAGCGACCACCAGACCTATCGTAAGTACCGGAATTTTCATCTCTTTTAAAGTATCTTTGGCTGCTAAAGCGACTGTTTTTGCATTTACGCTTAGTATAAATATGCTCACTATGCCGGCTAAAAGTATAGCCGTACCTGCTGTAAGTATTAAGTCTAGTCTAAATTTTATATCTTCATATATGACAAATGTCATACCGGTAAACTCAAACATCCCTCCGGTTTTAAATAGTGCTTTGAAACTAGGAATCTGCCAGATTATTACGGCTACTACTAGTATAATAAAAGGCGCCCATGCTAACCAAATATCTTTTAAAGGTATTAATTGCCCATCATCTTTATATTCGCTTCTGTCAACTCTGAATATATTTTTTGGTTTCCAAATTTTTAAAAATGCAGATGTAACTATGATGGATACTATCGCCGAAATAATATCTGGAAGTTCCGGTCCTATATGGTTTGAACTATAAAACTGTGTCGCCGCAAAACTGATAGTAGCTACAAATATAGCAGGAAACGTCTCCCTAACTCCTTTAAATCCATCCATTAAAAATACGATGAAAAACGGAACAAAAAGACTAACAGGCGGAAGCATTCTTCCTACCATTGCGGAGATAACGTTTTGATCGACATTTACAGCTTGAGCCATAGCTATAATAGGAATTCCAACAGCGCCAAATGCAACTGGAGCGGTATTTGCTATCAAACAAAGACCAGCAGCGTATAAAGGGCGAAGGCCAAGTCCAACCAACAAAGCCGCAGTTATAGCAACAGGTCCGCCAAATCCGATAGCGCCTTCTAAAAACGAGCCAAAACAAAACGCGATCAATATAACTTGAATTCTGTGATCCGGAGTTATACTCATTACACTATGTTTTAATACGTTAAAGTATCCGCTCTTATCAGAAAGTTTGTACAAAAATATTGCGGCGATTATAATCCACGCAATAGGCCATAAGCCTTTTAAAAATCCGCCTGCAAACGACGCTAAAGCCTTGATCACGGACATATCATTGAGTGTAATAGCTATGATAAAACTTAGAGTAACCGTAGCTGCTGCGGCCACCCAACCTTTTAGCTTCAGCCATACTAAGGCTGTAAAAAATAGAATAATAGGCAGCCCGCTAATAGCGGCATGTAGCCAATTTACTTCATTAGTCATTAAGTCTCCTTATAATTTTTTTATAAAGCTATGGTGTTACTATATCAAAAAAATTAAGTTTTATAAAGAATACTTATTCAATTTATCAAAAAAATAGTTAATATGTTTAAATTTGTTACATACTAGGCAATATTTTAATAGTTTATTATAAAATATTTTAAGTATATAGTTTAAAT from Campylobacter fetus subsp. fetus includes the following:
- a CDS encoding L-lactate permease codes for the protein MTNEVNWLHAAISGLPIILFFTALVWLKLKGWVAAAATVTLSFIIAITLNDMSVIKALASFAGGFLKGLWPIAWIIIAAIFLYKLSDKSGYFNVLKHSVMSITPDHRIQVILIAFCFGSFLEGAIGFGGPVAITAALLVGLGLRPLYAAGLCLIANTAPVAFGAVGIPIIAMAQAVNVDQNVISAMVGRMLPPVSLFVPFFIVFLMDGFKGVRETFPAIFVATISFAATQFYSSNHIGPELPDIISAIVSIIVTSAFLKIWKPKNIFRVDRSEYKDDGQLIPLKDIWLAWAPFIILVVAVIIWQIPSFKALFKTGGMFEFTGMTFVIYEDIKFRLDLILTAGTAILLAGIVSIFILSVNAKTVALAAKDTLKEMKIPVLTIGLVVAYAVLAEKSGQASLMGTALAQTGDAFAFFSPIIGWLGVFLTGSDTSSNLLFGSLQVAAANALMSAPDATIKQGLDVLFLAANTFGGVVGKMISPQSIAIACAAVGLVGKESDLFRFTVKYSIGFIIACGAITYIIAHWLPFIIPTA